A genomic segment from Alistipes senegalensis JC50 encodes:
- a CDS encoding efflux transporter outer membrane subunit — MKTKLTITAAVVMLAACTPKFYPPQVATPENYLYGEGFSQDTTGVGERWWELFGDTTLNAFVERALANNRDVAAAAARVEEARANLRTVRAQYLPQIGIGASAEGEYTPETKIEQSYAVEPTLSWELSLFGALRNAKRAAKAEIASTEWALAGVRLSLAAEVATTYFTLLEYERDLSIARQTLRLRRESAALIDSMFRYGMSDGVALEQARSLVYTAEADIPQYSRAVEQTWLSMGILLGETPSRVQLSGAGQRLLTDCLPAEIPVGLPSELLKRRPDIREAHFNMLRAAAQAGQARSARFPSISLTAKGGVASNSIKGLTAANPWAWDALGSVAEPIFGFGKLRNAERAAMAAYTQSAKSYEQTVLTAFADVEKALVAITTYRDQTGRTGELLLSNDRVATMTRALYRSGLSDYLDVIDAERSLYQTQMELVNLVAQQYINYVTLCKALGGGWNDTIENQE, encoded by the coding sequence ATGAAAACGAAACTTACGATCACCGCCGCCGTCGTGATGCTGGCCGCCTGCACCCCGAAATTCTATCCGCCGCAGGTCGCCACGCCCGAAAACTATCTCTACGGCGAGGGGTTCTCGCAGGACACGACGGGCGTAGGCGAACGCTGGTGGGAACTCTTCGGCGACACGACGCTCAACGCCTTCGTCGAACGGGCGCTGGCTAACAACCGCGACGTGGCCGCGGCCGCCGCACGGGTCGAGGAGGCCCGGGCCAACCTCCGGACCGTGCGGGCGCAATACCTGCCGCAGATCGGCATCGGGGCCTCGGCCGAGGGCGAATACACCCCCGAAACCAAGATCGAGCAGTCGTATGCCGTCGAGCCGACCCTCTCGTGGGAGCTGTCGCTTTTCGGAGCCCTGCGCAACGCCAAACGCGCCGCAAAGGCCGAGATCGCCTCGACCGAATGGGCACTGGCGGGCGTCCGCCTCTCGCTGGCCGCCGAGGTCGCCACGACCTATTTCACGCTGCTGGAGTACGAGCGCGACCTTTCGATCGCCCGTCAGACCCTTCGGCTGCGGCGCGAATCGGCCGCGCTGATCGACTCGATGTTCCGCTACGGCATGTCCGACGGCGTGGCGCTGGAGCAGGCCCGGAGTCTGGTCTACACCGCCGAGGCCGACATTCCGCAATACAGCCGCGCCGTGGAGCAGACGTGGCTTTCGATGGGCATACTGCTGGGTGAAACGCCCTCGCGGGTGCAGCTCTCCGGAGCGGGCCAGCGCCTGCTGACCGACTGCCTGCCCGCAGAGATTCCCGTGGGTCTGCCGTCGGAGCTTCTGAAACGGCGTCCCGACATCCGTGAAGCGCATTTCAACATGCTGCGAGCCGCTGCGCAGGCCGGGCAGGCGCGGAGCGCCCGTTTCCCGTCCATCTCGCTGACAGCCAAAGGCGGAGTGGCATCCAACTCGATCAAAGGTTTAACAGCTGCGAATCCCTGGGCATGGGATGCGCTGGGGTCCGTGGCCGAACCGATCTTCGGATTCGGAAAGCTCCGCAATGCCGAACGGGCCGCGATGGCGGCCTATACGCAGTCGGCGAAGAGTTACGAGCAGACCGTGCTGACGGCCTTCGCCGATGTCGAAAAGGCGCTGGTGGCCATCACGACCTACCGCGACCAGACCGGGCGCACGGGCGAACTGCTGCTCTCGAACGACCGTGTCGCCACGATGACCCGCGCACTCTACCGCAGCGGACTGTCGGACTACCTCGATGTGATCGACGCCGAGCGCAGCCTCTACCAGACGCAAATGGAGCTGGTGAACCTCGTGGCGCAGCAGTATATCAACTACGTCACGCTCTGCAAGGCGCTGGGCGGCGGCTGGAACGACACAATTGAGAATCAGGAATGA
- a CDS encoding efflux RND transporter permease subunit has protein sequence MEKFFISRPIFAISLAIVIVLVGLISITQLPIEQYPDITPPVVEVSATYDGADAETVNNAVATPVAQAVMGVSDMLYMQATSANDGSMTLQVTFDIGSDLDLDAIFTQNNVSSATAELPATVTRQGVTTRKTMTGFLMVYSLHSDGRYDGEFLSNYAYINLQNELLKIDGVGKVSIMGAGEYAMRIWLRPDVLKYYGIAVDEVTAAIEQQGGIYPAGQFGAEPAPDGVAYTYTVTMPPQISTAEEFADIVVRTTSSGEQIRLGDIAEVSLGSQTYGVSSSYESDPTAMIVIYQQPGSNAVAVGGKIKAAMERLAERFPDGIEAATIVDTTTSIDAGVRDIFRTLIIALLLVIFIIYLFLQDWRATVIPLVAIPVSLVGAFALFPLLGFSINIISLLGLVLAIGLVVDDAIVVVEAAQVNIERGMKPRAAALEAMRNVASPIVATTVVLLAVFVPVSFTGGITGRLFQQFSVTIAVSVVISAFNALTLSPALCALLLRHREPSQKGFFAAFNRWFARQMDRYTAFTPTLMRHVARTGLFVAVVLGAIFVVWRKLPAGFLPEEDQGYVMVMVSTPEASSLQVTRKTMTDADTVIRTLPEVASTSFAAGFNMMAGIASTSSGIIFVKLVDYSDRKLSAMQIAQKLTDELYVAVAGAECYAFIPPSIPGLGVTSGVSVEVQDLEGRGTAYLLENAERLMDSLRKSPSVASVTTQFDAGVPQRRLRIDKQQALAAGVDLGTLYGELTTLLGGTYINNFTRFGKLYQTYVQAAPDYRLDRRSLDSYYVTSASGESVPVASLVEVADTVGVEYVSQFNLYRSVSLTVTPAARASTTTVMQEITATAAAVLPDDIGTAWSGTSYQEANASKTGGLVYALALVFVFLALAALYESWGLPLAILMSVPVAVLGAVLFVGGTHLMNALYVNDIYMQISLVMLIGLAAKNAILVVEYADRLFREQGASLMDAAIGAAKLRVRPIIMTAFAFILGVMPLVFASGVYATARNIMGVALVGGMLFATLLGIFVYPALYYFVGKIGRFEQRRERQKTEEAQ, from the coding sequence ATGGAGAAATTTTTCATCTCGCGTCCGATCTTCGCCATCTCGCTGGCCATCGTCATCGTGCTCGTGGGGCTGATCTCGATCACGCAGTTGCCGATCGAACAGTATCCCGACATCACGCCCCCGGTCGTGGAGGTCTCGGCGACCTACGACGGCGCCGATGCCGAAACGGTGAACAACGCCGTGGCGACGCCCGTGGCCCAGGCCGTGATGGGCGTCAGCGACATGCTCTACATGCAGGCCACCTCGGCCAACGACGGGTCGATGACCTTGCAGGTCACGTTCGACATCGGCTCCGATCTCGATCTGGACGCCATCTTCACTCAGAACAACGTCTCGTCGGCCACGGCCGAACTCCCGGCGACGGTCACCCGGCAGGGCGTCACCACGCGCAAGACCATGACGGGATTCCTGATGGTCTACTCGCTCCACAGCGACGGCCGCTACGACGGGGAGTTCCTCTCGAACTACGCCTATATCAACCTGCAAAACGAACTGCTGAAGATCGACGGCGTGGGCAAAGTCTCGATCATGGGCGCCGGAGAGTACGCCATGCGCATCTGGCTGCGGCCCGACGTGCTGAAATACTACGGCATCGCCGTGGACGAGGTGACGGCGGCCATCGAACAGCAGGGAGGCATCTACCCCGCCGGGCAGTTCGGGGCCGAACCGGCTCCCGACGGCGTGGCCTACACCTATACGGTGACCATGCCGCCGCAGATCTCCACCGCCGAAGAGTTCGCCGACATCGTCGTGCGCACGACCTCCTCGGGCGAGCAGATCCGTCTGGGCGACATCGCCGAGGTGTCGCTCGGAAGCCAGACCTACGGCGTCAGTTCGTCCTACGAGAGCGATCCGACGGCCATGATCGTCATCTACCAGCAGCCGGGCAGCAACGCCGTGGCCGTCGGCGGCAAGATCAAAGCCGCGATGGAACGGCTCGCGGAGCGTTTTCCCGACGGCATCGAAGCCGCCACGATCGTCGATACCACGACGAGCATCGACGCCGGCGTGAGGGACATCTTCCGCACGCTCATCATCGCGCTCCTGCTCGTCATCTTCATCATCTATCTCTTCTTGCAGGACTGGCGGGCGACCGTGATTCCGCTGGTGGCGATACCCGTGTCGCTCGTCGGCGCCTTCGCGCTGTTTCCCCTGCTCGGATTCTCGATCAACATCATCTCGCTGCTGGGGCTCGTGCTGGCCATCGGACTGGTCGTGGACGACGCCATCGTGGTCGTCGAGGCTGCGCAGGTGAATATCGAACGGGGCATGAAACCCCGTGCGGCGGCGCTGGAAGCCATGCGCAACGTGGCTTCGCCGATCGTCGCCACGACCGTCGTGCTGCTGGCCGTCTTCGTCCCCGTGTCGTTCACGGGCGGCATCACGGGACGGCTGTTCCAACAATTTTCGGTCACCATCGCCGTGTCGGTGGTCATCTCGGCATTCAACGCCCTGACCCTCTCTCCGGCGCTCTGCGCCCTGCTCCTCCGCCACCGGGAACCGTCGCAGAAAGGCTTTTTCGCGGCTTTCAACCGCTGGTTCGCCCGGCAGATGGACCGCTATACGGCCTTCACTCCGACGCTGATGCGCCACGTCGCCCGCACGGGGCTGTTCGTGGCCGTGGTTCTGGGGGCGATCTTCGTGGTGTGGCGCAAACTGCCCGCGGGATTCCTCCCCGAAGAGGATCAGGGTTATGTGATGGTGATGGTCTCGACGCCCGAAGCCTCGTCGCTGCAAGTGACCCGAAAGACCATGACCGACGCCGATACCGTGATCCGCACGCTTCCCGAGGTCGCCTCCACGTCGTTCGCCGCAGGGTTCAACATGATGGCCGGCATCGCCTCGACCTCGAGCGGCATCATCTTCGTCAAACTCGTCGATTACTCCGACCGAAAGCTCTCGGCCATGCAGATCGCACAAAAACTCACCGACGAACTTTACGTGGCGGTCGCCGGGGCCGAATGCTATGCCTTCATTCCGCCCTCGATTCCGGGGCTGGGCGTCACGTCGGGCGTCTCGGTCGAGGTGCAGGACCTCGAAGGGCGCGGCACGGCCTACCTGCTGGAAAACGCCGAACGGCTGATGGACTCGCTGCGCAAAAGCCCCTCCGTCGCCTCGGTCACCACGCAGTTCGACGCCGGGGTGCCCCAGCGGCGGCTGCGCATCGACAAACAGCAGGCGCTGGCCGCGGGCGTGGATCTCGGGACGTTGTACGGCGAGCTGACCACCCTCTTGGGCGGCACCTACATCAACAATTTCACGCGCTTCGGCAAGCTCTATCAGACCTACGTGCAGGCCGCGCCCGACTACCGCCTCGACCGGCGTTCGCTGGACAGCTACTATGTCACCTCGGCATCGGGCGAAAGCGTCCCCGTGGCGTCACTCGTCGAGGTGGCCGACACCGTGGGCGTGGAGTACGTCTCGCAGTTCAACCTCTACCGCTCCGTATCGCTTACCGTCACCCCCGCCGCACGGGCTTCGACGACGACCGTCATGCAGGAGATCACGGCGACAGCCGCTGCCGTGCTGCCCGACGACATCGGCACGGCATGGAGCGGCACCTCGTATCAGGAGGCCAACGCCTCGAAGACCGGCGGACTGGTCTATGCGCTGGCGCTCGTGTTCGTGTTCCTCGCGTTGGCGGCCCTGTACGAATCGTGGGGACTGCCGCTGGCGATTCTGATGAGCGTCCCGGTGGCGGTGCTCGGGGCCGTGCTGTTCGTCGGCGGCACGCACCTGATGAATGCGCTCTATGTCAACGACATCTACATGCAAATTTCGCTCGTTATGCTGATCGGACTGGCGGCCAAGAACGCCATTCTGGTCGTCGAATACGCCGACCGGCTGTTCCGCGAGCAGGGCGCGTCGCTGATGGATGCGGCCATCGGGGCCGCGAAACTCCGCGTGAGGCCGATTATCATGACCGCCTTCGCCTTCATCCTGGGCGTCATGCCGCTCGTCTTTGCCAGCGGCGTCTACGCCACGGCCCGCAACATCATGGGCGTGGCCCTCGTGGGCGGCATGCTGTTCGCCACCCTGCTGGGCATCTTCGTCTACCCTGCGTTGTACTATTTCGTCGGGAAGATCGGCCGCTTCGAACAGCGCCGCGAACGTCAAAAAACGGAGGAAGCACAATGA
- a CDS encoding histone H1-like protein Hc1, whose product MKELVAKINAEFEVFAANAAAQVEKNNKAAGTRARKSALELSKLMKEFRKVSVEAAK is encoded by the coding sequence ATGAAAGAATTAGTAGCAAAAATCAACGCAGAGTTCGAGGTATTTGCAGCCAACGCAGCTGCTCAGGTCGAGAAGAACAACAAGGCTGCCGGCACCCGCGCACGCAAATCGGCCCTGGAGCTTTCGAAGCTGATGAAGGAGTTCCGCAAGGTTTCCGTAGAGGCTGCGAAATAA
- a CDS encoding efflux RND transporter periplasmic adaptor subunit, whose product MDKFYLTAGLFAALLAGCGKHASRQEMPPLRVEVAEAVVDSVPNRMSFIGYLASNFDAVIQPRVNGYLSSKRYSNGMPVKRGQLLFTIDPDQLSTSMLAAEAQLESARAQAIEARNNYDRAVPLAKINAISQAQLDQYTAQWKAAEASVRAAEQTLSSARMNVGYAELRSPIDGIVEHTAAHVGDYVGPGTQFSVLTTVSNIDTVTVDVAIPMSQYLRYAGNRTSIYDNEGLLSNIRLVLADGTQYPHEGRYDYTRKDVSSTTGTLVLVVMFPNPDEALKPGQFARVEANVGPVRPRVVVPQQGVSQAQGLSSVWVVAADSTAHYRRVIPGDTYGALWCIDEGLEPGERIVVAGQQKLRNGAKVIPEKR is encoded by the coding sequence ATGGATAAATTCTACCTTACAGCCGGCCTCTTTGCAGCGCTCCTCGCGGGCTGCGGAAAACATGCTTCCCGGCAGGAGATGCCTCCCCTGCGGGTCGAGGTGGCCGAGGCCGTCGTGGACTCCGTTCCCAACCGGATGAGTTTCATCGGCTACCTTGCGAGCAATTTCGACGCCGTGATCCAGCCGCGCGTGAACGGCTACCTGTCGTCGAAGCGTTACAGCAACGGCATGCCCGTCAAACGGGGGCAGCTGCTGTTCACCATCGACCCCGACCAGCTTTCGACCTCGATGCTGGCGGCCGAAGCCCAGCTGGAATCGGCTCGGGCGCAGGCCATCGAAGCGCGCAACAACTACGACCGTGCGGTGCCGCTGGCAAAGATCAATGCCATCAGCCAGGCGCAGCTGGACCAGTACACCGCGCAATGGAAGGCCGCCGAAGCCTCGGTACGCGCCGCCGAACAGACGCTCAGCAGCGCCCGGATGAACGTCGGCTATGCCGAACTGCGCTCTCCGATCGACGGCATCGTCGAACACACGGCGGCGCACGTGGGCGACTACGTGGGTCCCGGCACGCAGTTCAGCGTGCTGACGACCGTGTCGAACATCGACACGGTGACCGTGGACGTGGCGATCCCGATGTCGCAATACCTGCGCTATGCCGGCAACCGGACCTCGATCTATGACAACGAGGGGCTGCTCTCGAACATCCGCCTCGTGCTGGCCGACGGCACGCAGTATCCCCACGAGGGACGCTACGATTATACGCGCAAGGACGTGTCGAGCACCACGGGAACGCTGGTGCTGGTGGTGATGTTCCCCAATCCCGACGAGGCGCTGAAGCCCGGGCAGTTCGCCCGCGTGGAGGCCAACGTGGGCCCCGTGCGGCCGCGTGTCGTCGTACCTCAGCAGGGTGTGAGCCAGGCCCAGGGCCTCAGTTCGGTGTGGGTAGTCGCGGCCGACAGCACGGCGCACTACCGCCGCGTCATCCCGGGCGACACCTACGGCGCGCTGTGGTGCATCGACGAGGGGCTGGAACCGGGCGAACGGATCGTGGTCGCCGGGCAGCAAAAGCTGCGCAACGGCGCGAAAGTGATTCCCGAAAAGAGATAG
- a CDS encoding phosphoethanolamine transferase: MSADTNRKNRRQTVKTRSRFTTLLTVYFFVALIIPNCVLANTEPYSVWTVEALILMPLGFYMMWSVALRRSGVMIWLAFPFIFFCAFQIVLLYLFGNSIIATDMFTNLLTTNPGEAGELLGNIYPSVVLVCVIYLPLLWLAAREIGHKRYITRTARMNIGLTGAALFALGLLALWPAYHVSEDRHVLRDEIFPLNVLYNLGLSGSEFRKSFNYEKTSAGFSYEAERTAEVPGREVYVYIIGEASRAMNWQLYGYGRETNPLLSQEEGLVVFRDVLTQSNTTHKSVPLILSSVATDEHDELYRRKGLPALFNEAGFDTWFISNQSRQGAMIDHLAHDAKHLIYIRSPRHDTQLLDEMRKAIEKSTSRKLFFILHCYGSHFSYHQRYPREFAYFQPDNDVAIAKQHRPMLVNAYDNSVRYTDYVLSKIIDYLGSLENTSSALLYCADHGEDLIDDHRERFLHASPTTTAYQLYVASLAWFSESYRERFPEKVAAAEANATAPATTHALFHTMADMASIRGRFLTTKVSLVSPDFDRTAPRRYLNDHNEAVPYRKTGLRPEDMEVFRRYGIELN, encoded by the coding sequence TTCGTGGCGCTGATCATTCCCAACTGCGTGCTGGCCAACACCGAACCCTATTCGGTGTGGACCGTCGAGGCGCTGATCCTCATGCCGCTGGGATTCTACATGATGTGGAGCGTGGCCCTGCGCCGTTCGGGCGTGATGATCTGGCTGGCGTTCCCGTTCATCTTCTTCTGCGCCTTCCAGATCGTGCTGTTATACCTCTTCGGCAACTCGATCATCGCCACCGACATGTTCACCAACCTCCTGACGACCAATCCGGGCGAGGCGGGCGAACTGCTGGGCAACATCTACCCTTCGGTGGTGCTGGTATGCGTCATCTACCTGCCGCTGCTGTGGCTCGCGGCGCGCGAGATCGGCCACAAACGCTACATCACGCGCACGGCGCGCATGAACATCGGACTGACCGGTGCGGCGCTCTTCGCGCTGGGACTGCTGGCCCTGTGGCCCGCCTACCATGTGAGCGAGGATCGGCACGTGCTGCGCGACGAAATCTTCCCCCTGAACGTTCTCTACAACCTCGGACTGAGCGGCTCGGAATTCCGCAAGTCGTTCAACTACGAAAAGACCTCCGCCGGATTCAGCTACGAAGCCGAGCGCACGGCCGAAGTCCCCGGACGCGAGGTCTATGTATATATTATAGGTGAAGCCTCGCGGGCCATGAACTGGCAGCTCTACGGCTACGGGCGCGAGACCAATCCCCTGCTGTCGCAGGAAGAGGGGCTGGTGGTGTTCCGCGACGTGCTGACCCAGAGCAACACCACGCACAAGAGCGTGCCGCTGATCCTTTCGTCGGTGGCCACCGACGAACACGACGAACTGTACCGCCGCAAGGGACTTCCGGCGCTGTTCAACGAGGCGGGCTTCGACACGTGGTTCATCTCCAACCAGTCGCGGCAGGGCGCCATGATCGACCATCTGGCCCATGACGCCAAGCATCTGATTTACATCCGTTCGCCGCGCCACGACACGCAGCTGCTCGACGAGATGCGCAAGGCAATCGAAAAAAGCACCTCCCGGAAACTTTTCTTCATTCTCCACTGCTACGGGTCTCATTTCAGCTATCACCAGCGTTACCCGCGGGAGTTCGCATATTTCCAGCCCGACAACGATGTGGCGATCGCCAAACAGCACCGGCCGATGCTGGTCAACGCCTATGACAATTCGGTCCGCTATACGGATTACGTGCTGTCGAAGATCATCGACTACCTCGGGTCGCTCGAAAACACCTCCTCGGCGCTGCTCTACTGCGCCGACCACGGAGAAGACCTGATCGACGACCACCGGGAGCGCTTCCTTCACGCCTCGCCCACCACTACGGCCTATCAGCTCTACGTGGCGTCGCTGGCGTGGTTCTCGGAGAGCTACCGGGAACGCTTCCCCGAAAAGGTCGCCGCCGCCGAGGCCAATGCGACGGCTCCGGCCACGACGCACGCATTGTTTCACACCATGGCCGACATGGCTTCGATCCGGGGGCGGTTCCTCACGACGAAGGTGTCGCTCGTGAGTCCCGATTTCGACCGCACGGCCCCGCGTCGCTATCTGAACGACCACAACGAAGCGGTACCCTACCGCAAGACGGGACTCCGGCCCGAAGATATGGAGGTGTTCCGGCGTTACGGAATTGAACTGAACTGA